The DNA sequence aaataaatataatatccGGGAAAAAAACATTGCTTTGTTCTCATgcattttttagttttcatagCTCCAATTCCAATACAAGTGtatattcagaaaaaaaaaagggtattCAGCATAATTGAAATCAATAATGTTCGAAAATAATTAGTTTCTTGGTATAAGGTTTTTTCAGTGAGCAAACAGGTGTCAAGAATCCAAAAATCACTCACCATTGCATGATTAACAATCTAATCATTAAAAGTGGAATGTATCAGTTATAGCTAAACAATTTTTTCCAtgaaaaaaacacaataaaaaaggGTATTCACCTGATTTTCTTTAGTCTCTCCAAGTCATCCCTCAACTTCATATCCAATGCATTGGACACTACCTGAGAATACTTCCCATCCTTGTAGTCCTTCTTCCTGTTTAAAAACCAGTCTGGAATCTTGAATTGGCGGGGATTGGCAACCACAGTCATGAGGTTATCCAACTCAGCGGCACTCAGCTCACCAGCTCTGCCAACAAAATAACCAAAACCTAATTCAATTTCAATACAAAACATAACTAATTGAACCACAACACTCTAATGCAACAATAAGCAATTATCAACAAACAATGAGAAACTAATGACAATGAAAGTAAAGCAAACCTTTTGTTCATGTCAACATCAGCCTTCTTACACACCATGTTAGCAAATCGTCTCCCTATACCTTTGATTGAGGTAAGAGCGAACATTATCTTCTGCTTCCCATCTACGTTCGTGTTCAAAACACGAAGTATGTGCTGGAATTCCTCATTTGCCACCAAGGCCTAGAAAACAAGGCAAGGATCggattcaaataaaacaaaccaaaatcataaaaaacccAACTTCTACACCATATGCAATCATAACCACCAAGAGGATAAGTTCTAAAATTCCTGATTTCAAATCACAGTTAACAAATTCTACtgaaattcacatttttatgatCATTCCAAcgagaaaataaaaacttcGAAACACTACAAAAACATGAACCCTAAATATCAATAGCATGAGGAaataagaagaaatagaaaGCGTCGAATTACTTACCATCTTGAACGCAAGGGATGCGCGATTCCGGGAAGTGATGCGGCTGAGAGTAGGTGAACGCCGTTCCTAGGCTAAAACCTCAAAGTATCAGAAGAGGGTTCTTATATTTCTGGGACCATAATCATGGGCTGGGCTTTATAATGGGCCTGATCCACCCAATACAATTGATGGCCTTCTATATACATGGGCCTAATATTTGGGAGTCCTAATATTGCGCTTGTGTTTGGACCCATCATGATTAATACCTGATGTtggattttcttaaaaaaaaaatcatttttaatgatGCATTGACTGTGATTGATATTCTGTATCTCACTTATAAGCAAACAGTTAACATTAATGtctatttctatttaattaaattcGACACGTGGTTAAATATTAATAGCTGATTAATCAGAGTAATAATAATCACACAatttaaagaatatttaaatcctcataaaacaaaaagataCCAGAGAATCGAGTCTTATTTTTTCTGCtgaattttgttgttttgtttttggctGAATATTAAAAGCAcgttattttgatattttaaaaataattttaatatattttaaaattttaaaattaatgattattggtatattttaaaaatacaacaaataaaaatcagTAAAGAATTCAAATTTCAGAAATTCATTATcaccatatttaaatttttagttttatgggGAAAAATATTATGAAGTTAATTACGAATTCATTTCTCTTAAGTAATTTAACTGAAATCTTCTCAAAACTCTTTACACATATTGATACTatcagaaataaaattatagccTCAACAAAACAATAGGATTAAACTCCATCAAGTCCTTTTCACGTTCGATATGAATGAATagtcatttaaataaatatttcctatatttttcttttatttttgtacgattaatatttttcttataaaatttaaatgggttatttgtTACAATAGAAGAACATTCGCataaataagatttttattttacataaactaACAACATTTTAATCATGTTATTACAGTGAAAAAATACTTCTCTGattcattatataataataacgaGAGATCTTGATAATTTGCATAAGTGGCCTCTTAAGTTCAGATCTGAATAgtattatattacatgtttaaaaataatatgaaaagttGAATAAGGATATATCTAAATAACTAAGTTAGGCGGACTTTTTGTGAAGacttttagaagaaaaaaattaagcttttttactaattaaaataatttataatataaaaattaatttacaaaatttcttCACGTAATTAActcatacaaaataat is a window from the Vigna unguiculata cultivar IT97K-499-35 chromosome 7, ASM411807v1, whole genome shotgun sequence genome containing:
- the LOC114189987 gene encoding 40S ribosomal protein S18; translated protein: MALVANEEFQHILRVLNTNVDGKQKIMFALTSIKGIGRRFANMVCKKADVDMNKRAGELSAAELDNLMTVVANPRQFKIPDWFLNRKKDYKDGKYSQVVSNALDMKLRDDLERLKKIRNHRGLRHYWGLRVRGQHTKTTGRRGKTVGVSKKR